The Megalops cyprinoides isolate fMegCyp1 chromosome 15, fMegCyp1.pri, whole genome shotgun sequence region GGTATTTCAGATGAATGCACACAGGTCATTCCCTGTCAAGAGTTCAGAACCAGAGGGAGGCCAGCCAAGACTGCCAAGTCCTTTACCAGTGTGGTCAGTAGTTTATTGCTTGGAAATCACAACCTCATACTTGCTTTTTTAGTTCATcgcatttttttccccacaaatcCTTCCAGAATATTTACCATGCTCTTTTGTGTTCAGCAAAAGTCACctgaaatgactttttaaaattatttaactAACCAATGGGTCATTCTGAGGGTGCGTCTTTTGcgtatttatttaaattttgtctctaTATGTCTTTGAAAACTTAAAGTATGACCATGGCTTTCCAATTTTTATGGACTACTGGTGAAAAGTTGAACAGTATAGTTCTTCTGAACCAGCTATATCCTATCTGAAACTAACCTTTTCCAAAATGGTTATTTGCTTCAAAAGAGTGGATTTATTTGATTGAAGTAGCACTGTGAGCtattgtttgatgttttttaataGTGCAATATATTGctggtgtttttaaaatgcatgcacagtTTTGaccataatttaatttaatttacatcaTCCTAAATTGACCTCATCATTGTATACTGAAGACACATTGCTCTTTCTGTGAAATGTACCATATTACAGACTACCTGTTTCAGATGAACACTCCCAGTACTCATTTAAGATTAAGTTTTATAATCAAGCATTTAATTAACAGCAAACACTCCTTTCACACAATGCTCTTTTTCATACCTTTAGCTATTCATGCTAACACTATTCACCACAGTGCACATTACAAATGAGTAGCTTTGCAATTTTTGCTTATTTCCGACAGTAATAATTGCACATTAGCAGTATTCGATTAACTTGCTAGGACTCTTTGGAGGATTCTATCACATTGTGTGTACCTGTAGTCCTATCACAGTGtgtgtagatttttttcttttgtatataATTTGCTACAGACTTGAGatgcatctctgtctgtcattgtaTGAAGAGTATTTTCTTCATGAGATATGAATTAGCTACATACATGATATTCTTAGGTTTAGAAACAAAGGTTAGTTCAAATTAAGTTCAAATTAAACCCTTACCTTTCAGTAAAGTCATTGTTAACCACAGTATCACTTAACACAATATTTACAGGAATGTATATATGCTGTTACATATCTTTGTTGCTTGACCATGTTTTGGCATAATGTCCATTGTTCAATTTCAGAGGTCAACTTGAGAGTCAGCTCtcaaaatatgattaaaaaacacTAATGGTTTTGTGGCCCACACATGTGGTGTCATTTTTTCAAGTAAATCATTCATccaaatttatataaaatgattaGGGCCACAGCAATCTGATTCAGAAAATTACATGTCAAGAAATGTAAAGACAATCTTAACATGACAGAAATTCACACCATTCAGGAAGGTTTCAAATTTACCCCGCTTCAATGAGGAGTTTTACTAGCCAGTTTACTTTTTACTTAAAGCATGCACATATGAAGAACACACTGCCTTTTATCATGACTGCTGTTATAATGACTGCAATGTTATAATTATTCAATCACCTAGATCATCTTCATCAGAGGAAATATTTCATATGACTGAAATGTACTTTTAATGCCAGTCTGATCAATGCATTCTGATTTTTGTCGGTGTAAGCTGTTATTGATCAATGTTAATaccatttattgtattttaatataattttaaaagtctagatgaatgattttaaaagaaaatatgaaaggaTTCTGTAGATCATCCACGGTctaaatgtaatctaatgtatttgtttaatctTAAATATCAGATAAATACACAATATGTGAGTTGTTATCAAGatgtataatattttaaacatgtttgtgtGATAATTTggtattactgttattttcagTATCACTGAATGAGAACATATATAAGGGCatttatttcaatgcatttGATGTCAGATAATTTGTTGATCAAGTGATCACATGcatgctgttttgttctgttattgGAAGCAATGCActatatgtattgtatttacctttaaaaacactgtcacatgacaggtagttccttttttatttcagcaaaggTGTTTTAGAACCATACATTTTATAAGCCCTAGCTGTCCTCCAGAGGTACAGTTGTTTCAGTTAGACTCTAGAAGCTTGTGAACTTTCTGACTTCCCTGATTgttaaataatgattaaaaaaaaaaatcagtaaacaTCTATACAGAACTTTGACATTTCAGATTAAATTTACCTTTAGAGATAAGACAGAGGATATCAGAAAGCGTTGGATCCAGTCCACAATGAAAAGTCATCTTTGTAAGAAAGTTTAATGGACATATGGGCTCTGTACACACAGCCAATTTGCATGTTCATTTGTGAATGTCaggtgtaaatatatatatgtatagatttctatttcttttccagaaatgtattttctttactactttgtttttttaaccatgGAAGGCAGCTGAAATCACTGAATGCCAAGTTCTGAAACAAATAAACCGTAAATTAAAAGCGCAATGAGAACATCTTGTCAATATTTTTTAAGGGTTTCAATGCGCGCCAAATAAAACGACGCAGTGCCGGGGACTGTAACCATTACCCATTGCTGTTTGTCAATGGTTGTTCTGGGAAGTTCAATTAAACACATTCAGATAAACGCATATGAAATACCATTTTCACGCCTCTAGAGGTTGCTAGACGGTCCATGTCGCCCACTGGGTTTTTGAACCTCGTGAGAGCTGGCAGAAAAGAGCCTGTCTAGGACGGAGATGGTTGGAGTTTTAACGCTGTTTTCTCAGCTGCGCCGACGCTATCTGTTGGAAGAGCGATACCACATTCCTTCTCCAAAACTCACCGATCATATCTGCCGCAACGGTCTCTGCCCTGCGGAATAATATCGCAGGAGTTCTATTTGGAGTAAACAAGATTTGCAAAAGACCTTCGAAGACCGTAAGTATATCTGGCTAGTTCGACAGGTAATTTCGCATCCATGTGCAAGCCATATAATTAATGGTAGTACCTGTTCGAATTTGTTGTCGTGTGATAATGAGATTTGaaactgaacacacaaaaattcccttcattatttttttttaaaatagcgTTTATCCGTTAACAAAAAGGTGGGTAACGCCGGTCCTGAAGAATAAGagatgcttctgttttttttggtggtAGATCCGAAtccttaaacacacacacatcaattaTTATGCTAAATCTAGAAAACGTGAAGGATTATGGCACCGTTTGATTAGGGTTGCGACTCCTGATGACTCCTGTGAGCCTGTTATGTTTATGAgagtctatttttttttttaaataacacaacGAGGTTAATCTCTCATTTCTCTCGATTCACGGGAATTTCTATTAGATCTGCAGAACTACATAATCCCATATTACAGGACGTtatagttacatttttattcaatctgCATATGGACAGACACAGGGATGTCTATGATTATGTGTACTTGTTCCAGCCTCAGCTCCTATAAAATTATACTGATACTTTACCATGCAAATAAGTCCtttaattttatacattttattgtatttatgtatcagatttatatttgtaaatgaaattgtaattgACACCTAAGGCTAACATTGTGATTGTGCTCTGTACtcaagaaacatttaaaatgttaccgTGTCTAAAGTCTAAAGTGAGTTATGTCACTGaatgtttgattgattgataattGACCTAGTTATGTCATAGTAATTGAGTGGAACAAAAGTAAGCGTACATACTCTCCTCCTGGATTTTAGATATTGTAGTGTAACGACGGAAGCAGGGGTGGAATGCACTAAGGGTCAGTGCATTGGAACCTACCTGAATGTGATTGTACAAATCTTAGGTTATTATTCTGTTTCAGGAGCTCTCTGGTtagaaaaccaaacaaaaattaACTCCTTGAATAGTCTATGCAATTTATTTCACTGTCTTGAAAACCAGAGAAAAGTATTTAGTGTAAACCCAAATCTGTGTTTTAGGAAAATGTGGTACAATGTCTTTTTCCTGCTATCCTTGCATTTTCATTAGCGTTTTGCGTTTAAAAGGAATTTAGGAAGCTCTGCGCTGTCTCTGTAGAGACTTCTTGTGTCGGAGTTCCCCTCCAGGGTGAAGGTGGGCTGTTGCAGAGATGACCATGGACCCCTGGTGACTGGGCCAGCCTGGCAAAGGGCTGTCCTATGGTGGCCGGCCACCAGTGGGCCATGGGCAACGGTTCGATCAAAGCCCCGCGGCTGGAGGAGAGCTGCCTGGCCTCCAGCCTGAAGGAGCCCCCCAGctgggagggggcggagccccTGAGGGCCCGCATCGCCCgcctggaggaggagctcaGCCGGAGGGACCAGGAGCTGAGGACGCGGGAGGAGCAGCTGGTTGCCCTGCAGAAGGAGCTGGCGGCCAAGGTGTCCCAGATCGACAAGCTCCAGGACGCCATCGGCTACAACAGCCTGGGCCGCTCGCCGCCCGCCCCGCTCCGGCCCAGCCGCCGGCTGCTCAGCGTCATAAACCAGGGCCCCACCCGCTTCCACCGGGTGGCAGTGGAAGTTCACCGCCGGCTGAAGGCCAAGGAGGGCGTCTCGGCTGAGCCCACCTCTGGACACTACTGCGGCGGGCTCAAGGCCCCTCACGTGTCAATCGAGCGGGCCCGCGTCCGCAAGGACTCCAGGTGAGGTAGTACGACAcaagtgtgggggggggactcCAAGATGCTCCTCAAGGTTCcgttctcttctctctcactaaCTGTGTTTAGGAGAGTCATATCCTCAGTCCCAAAAGACTTTCCACTCTTGCGCCTTATCCTGAGCAGGTAGCTCCAGGGAGTTAGCCAAAGCAGCATAACACCTTGACAATCTAGCCACTATGCTTCCACAACAGTCAGACCCCAGAAAGAGTATAGgggcctctctctgcacctAAGTTGCTACTGGGAACTCAGCTGACTGTATTTTCtgataaaaaatgtttccagGAAGCCTTTGTAGTGGCTCCATCCATGAGAAGATTTAAAAGCTCTTATTAACATAATACactcagagaaatgaaaaggcaCGAGGGAAGACAAAAGCCAGTCCATCTGTATGCATAGGGAAGATAATTACAGCTTTAATTAACGAGGCATTCACTGCCTGTCTGCAACTCTTATAGACTAATACATTCACAAGTCCTATTCTGGGTTAATGGATAGCCCCTCCTTCTTTTAGATGTGCAAATGAGAGGCCTCGTGCCTGAGAGCAACGCTGCGTGAAACTGGCCACCTTTAAGTTGCCAAATGGACGCGACTGTTCACTTCATCAGAGGAGTGAAGTGAATTTAGGGGCTTGGTTTTGGCTACAAGCACCTTGAATGCAAGTGTGTGGGACAGGTGCCCTTGACCcttattgctgtgtgttttaagtgcatttttaaatgtcaagtCACCCCAAGGCATTTGCAGGCGAGAGCATggttttaatgttattaataaaaggtttttgatttattattattttctcatttcttgaATTTACAAATCATTGTTTAGGAAAGGAACAGGTTTTGAGTTTCCTATGAGGAACTGTGACCGCTTTGTAGAATTGTAGAATTTATAGAATTGTAATTAATGTAACAGAATACTGTAATACATATAATGTAATACAGTATAATAGCTTGTTTTGCGCACTTGTGGTCAGGCTAGATTCGTATGTCCTTTCTTTGCTCCTCCTGTACCCAGCACTAAAAAGTTGATCAATGATGCCATCATGAACAATGACTTCCTGAAGAGGCTGGAGCCCCAGCACATGCGGGAGATGGTGGACTGCATGTATGAAAAGATCTACACCGAGGGCCAACTGGTCATCCAGGAGGGGGAGCCGGGGAACTACCTGTACGTGCTGGCAGGTCAGTCAGCGCCCCTTAACCATGGCTACGCTTAAATGTCTGGAATAACTGCGCACCCCAGCATTCTTGTTAGGCAAGCAAATGTGCACTAATTTTGTCTCAGTAAAGTGGTCAGGTTTCTCTTAAAATCCATGTTAGAACATTTATAATTAAAAGATTGACTATTTTATATTACCTCCTCTTGGGAAATGAATTGGTTGTTTAGAGTGCAGTTATCAGGCACCATGTATATCTGATATATGTGAGCATGTATATCACATCAAGTGCACAAAGTGTTAAATTCATGGCAGATTTAACTTAACCTTGCCTATGACTGTGTTTTCTGAGGTGCCTTGACAGTTTGTCAGTTTCAGTATCTTTTGTCCATCAGCTTTGTGAAATACTTCATATTAAGTCCTGTTGAACATTGCACAGctgaaaaatatgagaaaaatatCTCATGTAGCATTTTGGCTGAAATCAATGTGCTGCTTGatgtaatatttcaaaagaaagagaTTTAAAGCACATATGAAGTTTAAActaatgatttattttccattattccATAGCAAgggaataaaatataaagaaatgcAGGATAATAAAAATTTTATGACAGATAATTGGTTTTGTAAAGCATTTCCTCTGAAATCCAGAGCCCTATGTACGCTTAATgtttcatatactgtatgtcagacaGCTCTTAGTGTGGTTTCTGTATCAAATATATTGCCATAATTATGAGACACCATACACTGCTGTGGAACATCTACTGCATATTCTTATGTTTCTCTCCAGATGGGTTGCTGGAGGTCATACAAAACGGCAAGCTGCTTGGACAGATGCATCCTGGGACAGCATTCGGAGAGCTGGCCATACTGTACAACTGCAAGAGGACCGCCTCAGTCAAAGGTGAGGTGGACCAGTGACGCCTTGTTAGAGAGTCAGGCATGTCACCTGGAGGACAAGGCATATTACCGCTCACCTGGAGATCAAAGGATAATACcttaggttttcatttttttctgctactTGATCCCCTATTGACGCTGTTAATTTTGGCTTGTCCATGACATACAGTAGGTTCAGCCTCATTATGCAGTCTTGCTTAGTACTGTATGGAGATGGAAAACTTGGAAGATGTAAGCTGCTCTTTGCTTGTTAAACCCCTCAAGTCACTAAACACCACTGCAAGTGTCCCTTCAGTCTGTTAGAAAGAGAGacccctgtgctgtgttttgcatgtaaGAGAAACCATGCATTTCACTTTGCACACTGTAGATTATCCACGTCTGCAACATGACAGCACACATGACAGCTTGTGTAATTGCGTGATTATATGAAGACTCACTGAGGAATTCTAAAACCTGCATCTCAAAGTCCAGTAAGCATAGAAGTGTCTCTAAGGATTCTCTACATTAGCATAATTGTATCCTTTCTGTAAATTAACATAATTGCATCCTTTGTGTATAGTAGTATCAATGCACTCTGCACAGTCCATATTTGTAGGATGCAATGATACTATTAAATCTATTTATAAATAAGATGAATGTATTTATACTGTGCCCAGCACTATTTGaatcatgtttctttttcattttccttttgataCTCCACTTTtcataataaatgttttgagTGTTATTTATGATTCACATATTTACACCATGCAGTGCTGTTTACCTACAGTTACAGCATATTGACGCTAACATAGATGTTATCCTAACCTACAAATTACAAGTGAATTGCCAGTAGCAGCCATGCATTGATTCATTACTGTGGAGTAAGCccaatgtatgtattttatttatgggCTATTCCACATGCACTGCACTCTGTGTGGAATTGACACAGCACTGTCCGAACAGCTGTCTCCCAGTCGCACATCTGGGCCCTGGACCGGCAGATGTTTCAGAGTATCATGATGAGGAGCACACAGGCCCGGCACGAGGAGTACTTCAGCTTCCTGCGCAGGTAACCCTGCCCAGAGGTGTGTCCCCTCTGTGTGCTGAGTGACGGTGCTATACTTATTTAGTGCTTATAGACTGAAGTAGTATATTCACTGCTCATAGCCCAAAGTAGTTTATTCACTGCTCATACCCCAAAGTAGTTTGTTCACTGCTCATCACCTAAAGCAGTTTATTCAGTGGTCAGAGCCCAAAGTAGTATTCcacctttattttttgttcatagCATTTAGTAGAAGGCCATAGTTATTTACTGCTGAAAGCCCAAATTTTGAAAAAGTATGATCTACTTAAATTTGGTAGTCAAAGGACTGTGGTAGAATGACCCTTTAATCTGGTCTAATCCTCTAGTGTGTCATTACTGAAAGATCTGCCAGAAGAGAAGCTTGCCAAGATTGTTGACTGTCTGGAAGTGGTAAGTGAGTATGAATTGTATGTGATCTAAGGCAAAGCTGCTTACCATGATGATGATACTTGAACAgcaatgtaaaaatgacaagGCTCTGTCTTTTGTACGTTATTTActaaagtaaacatttttttggtcTGTAAAAAAAGTATTCTCTTGGAAGCAAAAACAGTCTTGACTTTTTTTTGAGATGAAGCAGTTCATATCTGTGGTGATCACACTTACATTTCATGTGCATGCATGGAtttgagtgtatgcatgtgtgtgtatgtgtttgtttctctgtgcttgtgtatgtttgtcCATACATGCGTCTACGCATATATGTGTTTTTCTATAAGAATACAGACGTGCAGAATAATTATGACCTGCCATCGTCAGGAGTACTTCGATAAAGGAGAATACATTATCcgtgagggagaggaggggaacaCCTTCTTCATTATAGCCAAAGGAGAGGTAAGAGTCACAACTCACAGTATATTTGCCATTTTAGTGTTCAGTACTATCAGTAGAAGTTAACATTCCGAAAGGTCACCTCGGccagtttttaatgaaaaatagcTTGTTGTTTCTCTTGCCAAACCTTACAGTTACTATGACCAGTTGAACTTTTCTGCTGGAAAAGTTATTTAAGTGAAACCCAGAAAGACGTGCTGACCGAGCAAACATGAAGTCAATGACCCATTCATGAACACAGCACAATGACAGGGCTTTATTTGTGAATGCATGGTACATCTAACCTCATATGGTCCCTGGGTTTTTAATCTGTCATAGTGTAACACTTGATGCTGTTTCATTGAGCTGTAGGAAGATTTTAGGTGATTTGGTCTCTTGACAGGTGTCCGTCACACAAACCATGGAGGGGTGTCCCGAGCCTCAAGAGATAAAAACTCTGGGTGTAGGAGACTACTTTGGAGAGAAAGCTCTCATAAGGTAGGGCGTCACTGTTTGATTACCAGTGGCACAGAGGTACATGCCttgaattaattgtttttttcacttttacattTGCACTCAGTTTGTATGCTCTGACTgatgtgtcatgtgtcatgaTGTGATCATCAGTGGAAGAATACGTGTCAGCTAGTTATATACTAGGATATTTTTGCTTaatagacactcttatccagctTACTTGTTATCAATGTCCACAGCAGGATATTAATTGAAACCGTTGAGGTTGAATACCCTGTTTAAGTACCCCACATGGGTATCAGATTTGCAGCTTTTTAGTTATGAACATGTCTCACTCCACCACAGTATTAACCCTCAGCTGGTAcacattaccttacattttaCTTACATAGCTTGCAGTCTTCACagtatacatttacacaccCAGATATTTACAAAGGAAATTCAGCTGAACTgccttgcccaagcgtacaacaacagtaccccagcagggagttgGACAAGCACCCACTGGGTTGCGAGCCCTGCCAGTTACCCCTACACCACCCTGCTAGCATTTGTCTGATGAACAGGCTTGCTATTTGCTCATGCTAATCTGAGTGGGGACCGTGATTGCTCTTCCAGCGAGGATGTGCGCTCAGCAAACATCATCTCCAAGGAGAACGACACGCAGTGCCTGGTGGTGGACAGGGAGTGAGTACCTCTTCAGTCTCTTTCCTACAGCAATGCACGTCAATGCACGGCTCAgttctctctttcccacagCATGGGTGTCAGTATAAGGCTTAGCTTTCTGTCACGTATAGCATGCACGTCAATGCAAGGCTTGACTCTGAGAACCCACAAATCCTCGGCGCCCCCCTGAGCCTAACCTCAATGTGGTGGTCACTTTCTTCCCTCGGTCATACACAACATCATGTATTCTGTGGagtagaaaagaaaaacaatatgttgtgaaaatatcattttgaaaaacatttatcaCTGAAATTTTTCATTCAAAGTTCAAAGGAGGGGCCACACTGGGGTTAGATTGAGTAAAGACCCAAGGTcgttttgaaatgaataaactgaCACAAATACATTCGACAAGACCGCGGcgtctttgtgtttttaacacaTGATTCGCTTTCGCAGCAACTTCAACCAAATGGTGGGAACCTATGAGGAGCTGCAGGCCTACCTGAAGGAGTACGTGGAGCAGCTCTCCCGCAGCGACGAGGAGCGGAACGCTGTGTAAGTGCCACGTAGAGACGGGGGGAATGTTCTGGAGTGAGAACCTCACACCTCAGTTAATGCTGTAGACGGCGCTGCCAGTGTGCACCAGATATGCTACCAAAAGTATGTAGGCAGTTCGGCATGGTGTGAGAACAAACTAGGTGTGCCTGGAAACTCATGACAaaccagggtgtgtgtgcaaaCTTCCTGTCAGATTTATCTATGCACTGCAGTCTTATTAGcttttaaaccattttataattgtattattattaattaattaattttttgtgtgGGGAGAGTGTAATGAATGGGTTGACAGTATTAACCAAATAGGCAAATAAGCAATTGCTTTGTAATATAATTCTTGTAATATTTACCAGAGAAAGAATTGTACTGATGATTCTGCAAGCTGCCTCATTTTTCAGTTGCAGTTTTTTGTGATATTGATGTGACAAATTGATTAAAAGAAACCCAGAATGGACATACATCCATAGATTTCAGTAGGTATTGAGTGATAAAAATAacttgaaatggaaatgaatgtacCACATCCTGTCGGAATGCTCCCACATGGAGACTGCATTAAATGGTGGAAACACAGTGTCGGACCATTTAGGTCTTTGTCAGGTCATGGTCCATGGTCTACGGTCAAAAAGCTTGACAGGTATATTCATTTCTATTGCACATTAGTGAGACACCCATAACCCTGCTGATGGATCCATGATCAGGGTTTTTTCCAGCTGAAGGCACAATTGCATGTGATTTTGTGTGAGCAAATTGGGGATGTCAGCCGGCACTACCCACCCATGTAATGCCAAGAACAGATGTTCAGTTGGTCATGGCTCtgctctctttcccctctgAAGACCCCAGTCCCCGCTAGCAGACTCTTCCCCAGAAGGCCGGAAGCTGAAAGAAAAGATCTCCGGCCTGTCGGCCAGCTCTCCCTTCCAGGACCTGCAGGTGGTGGCCACGCTGGGCATGGGCGGCTTCGGCCGAGT contains the following coding sequences:
- the LOC118790021 gene encoding cGMP-dependent protein kinase 2, whose amino-acid sequence is MVAGHQWAMGNGSIKAPRLEESCLASSLKEPPSWEGAEPLRARIARLEEELSRRDQELRTREEQLVALQKELAAKVSQIDKLQDAIGYNSLGRSPPAPLRPSRRLLSVINQGPTRFHRVAVEVHRRLKAKEGVSAEPTSGHYCGGLKAPHVSIERARVRKDSSTKKLINDAIMNNDFLKRLEPQHMREMVDCMYEKIYTEGQLVIQEGEPGNYLYVLADGLLEVIQNGKLLGQMHPGTAFGELAILYNCKRTASVKAVSQSHIWALDRQMFQSIMMRSTQARHEEYFSFLRSVSLLKDLPEEKLAKIVDCLEVEYFDKGEYIIREGEEGNTFFIIAKGEVSVTQTMEGCPEPQEIKTLGVGDYFGEKALISEDVRSANIISKENDTQCLVVDRDNFNQMVGTYEELQAYLKEYVEQLSRSDEERNAVPQSPLADSSPEGRKLKEKISGLSASSPFQDLQVVATLGMGGFGRVELVRLKDEDTAFALKCVKKKHVVDTRQQEHIYSEKNILMQANSHFIVRMFRTFRDAKYVYMLLEACLGGELWSTLRDMSFFEESTARFCIGCVLEAFDYLHGRGVVYRDLKPENLLLDSQGYVKMADFGFAKKIGLGKKTWTFCGTPEYVAPEVIMNKGHDFGADCWSLGILIFELLTGSPPFSGSDPIKIYTMVLHGIEKVDFPKRISKRPEDLIRRLCKLNPAERLGNKKNGIMDIKKHKWFQGFNWEGLRRLKLPSPLKRELKGPLDHSHFDIFPPELEEPPDELSGWDRDF